The following proteins are co-located in the Flammeovirga kamogawensis genome:
- a CDS encoding universal stress protein → MSLFRRTLVALDGSEKDKKLLEHASTHIAMGKVEKLYFIHVQKSLNLPQELTDKYPDMLSPLDESIGKTMDTLIHKYIKNIDSYNYELMIEEGDPAETIIKMSKRKQVDIVIIGKNSSGERTGSVARKVASFAPCSVLFAPELLPEDRTTPNILLPLNFSDSSKEALEQTEELAKLVKDSKVIAINCFRVPQGYSSTGKSYDEVAKILSEISEKKLDNFVAQTGNSNHDITTEPILIGEDESKFDAIYKTAKKVSADLIVVGSKSRTFMASMVLSSTAEKLLSSDINLPILIYKSKGKALDIFNFFDRI, encoded by the coding sequence ATGTCACTTTTTAGAAGAACACTTGTAGCCCTTGATGGGTCTGAAAAAGATAAAAAATTATTAGAACATGCAAGTACTCATATCGCAATGGGTAAAGTAGAGAAATTATACTTTATACATGTTCAAAAGTCTTTAAACTTACCACAAGAGCTTACAGATAAATATCCTGATATGTTGAGCCCCTTAGATGAGTCTATTGGCAAAACAATGGATACCTTAATCCATAAGTATATTAAAAATATTGATAGCTATAATTACGAATTAATGATTGAAGAAGGTGACCCTGCCGAAACAATCATTAAAATGTCAAAAAGAAAGCAAGTTGATATTGTAATTATTGGAAAAAACAGTTCTGGTGAAAGAACAGGATCAGTAGCTCGTAAAGTTGCAAGCTTTGCTCCTTGTTCAGTATTATTTGCTCCAGAACTTCTACCAGAAGACAGAACTACACCAAATATTTTGTTACCTCTTAACTTCTCAGATTCATCTAAAGAAGCACTAGAACAGACAGAAGAGTTAGCAAAGCTTGTGAAAGATTCTAAAGTAATTGCTATCAATTGTTTTAGAGTACCTCAAGGTTATTCATCAACAGGTAAATCTTACGATGAAGTAGCAAAAATTCTTTCTGAAATCTCTGAAAAGAAATTAGATAACTTTGTTGCACAAACAGGTAATTCTAACCATGATATTACAACTGAACCAATATTAATTGGTGAAGATGAATCTAAATTTGATGCAATCTATAAAACAGCTAAAAAGGTAAGTGCGGATCTTATTGTAGTAGGTTCAAAAAGTAGAACTTTTATGGCTTCTATGGTTTTAAGTAGTACTGCAGAGAAACTATTATCATCAGATATTAATTTACCTATTCTTATTTATAAGAGCAAAGGTAAAGCATTAGATATTTTCAACTTCTTTGATAGAATATAG